Proteins encoded by one window of Leopardus geoffroyi isolate Oge1 chromosome X, O.geoffroyi_Oge1_pat1.0, whole genome shotgun sequence:
- the LOC123594386 gene encoding charged multivesicular body protein 1b-like, translating to MAAIQRGNIEVARIHAEDAILQRNQAINFLRMSARVDAVAARVQIAVTMGKISALMDKFEHQFETLYVQTQQMEDTMSSTRTKWLCCFKKWQMKLGKKLFECFWIMLI from the exons GCCATTCAGAGAGGCAATATAGAAGTTGCAAGAATACATGCTGAAGATGCAATCCTCCAGAGGAACCAAGCAATTAACTTTTTGAGAATGAGTGCTAGAGTTGATGCTGTGGCAGCCAGAGTTCAAATTGCAGTAACAATGGGCAAG ATTTCTGCCCTGATGGACAAATTTGAACACCAGTTTGAAACACTTTATGTTCAAACACAACAAATGGAAGACACAATGAGTAGCACCAG AACCAAGTGGCTATGCTGCTTCAAGAAATGGCAGATGAAGCTGGGTAAGAAATTATTCGAGTGCTTTTGGATAATGTTGATTTAA